The DNA sequence CGTTATGTCGTTTACTGCACCATCAGATCCCGTGAATAGACCGACGAAAGTGAAGGTATCACAGTTGTGTGAGCTGTGCCATTCAAGGAAGGCTCTCATTAGAAGACCCAAGAATTTGTCTAAACTTTGTAAGCAATGCTTCTGCCTTGTGTTCGAGACGGAGATCCATAACACTATTGTAGCGAATAATCTGTTTCAAAGGGGAGAAAGGATAGCCGTGGGAGCCTCTGGTGGTAAAGACTCTACGGTGTTGGCGCATATGCTGAAGCTTTTGAATGACCGCTATGATTACGGCATTGAGATTGTACTGTTGAGTATTGACGAAGGAATCGTCGGATACAGAGACGATTCCTTGGCCACAGTAAGGAGAAATCAACAGCAGTATGGGCTACCCCTTGAGATTTTCTCCTTCAAGGACCTGTATGACTGGACAATGGACGAGATTGTGTCCGTTGCTGGGATAAGAAACAGTTGCACGTATTGCGGTGTTTTCAGAAGACAATCATTGGATCGTGGTGCTGCAAAGCTGGGCATATCGCATGTTGTCACCGGCCACAATGCAGACGATATGGCTGAGACGGTACTAATGAATATTCTACGTGGTGACGTGGCAAGATTAGAAAAATCGACTGCGATTATCACACAAAGTAGCGGTTCACCCATCAAGAGATCAAAACCATTTAAATATTCTTatcaaaaggaaattgtCCTGTATGCACACTATATGAAGCTGGATTACTTTTCCACTGAGTGTACCTATGCGCCAGAGGCGTTTAGAGGCACTGCGAGGGAGTACATGAAGAACCTAGAAGCAGTGAGACCCAGTTGCATCATAGACATCATCCAAAGTGGGGAAAATTTGGCATTGAAGGCCAAAAAATC is a window from the Saccharomyces paradoxus chromosome VII, complete sequence genome containing:
- the NCS6 gene encoding Ncs6p (Protein required for uridine thiolation of Gln, Lys, and Glu tRNAs~similar to YGL211W), which translates into the protein MSFTAPSDPVNRPTKVKVSQLCELCHSRKALIRRPKNLSKLCKQCFCLVFETEIHNTIVANNLFQRGERIAVGASGGKDSTVLAHMLKLLNDRYDYGIEIVLLSIDEGIVGYRDDSLATVRRNQQQYGLPLEIFSFKDLYDWTMDEIVSVAGIRNSCTYCGVFRRQSLDRGAAKLGISHVVTGHNADDMAETVLMNILRGDVARLEKSTAIITQSSGSPIKRSKPFKYSYQKEIVLYAHYMKLDYFSTECTYAPEAFRGTAREYMKNLEAVRPSCIIDIIQSGENLALKAKKSNAKKRVVKFVDGNRCTKCGYLSSNNICKACMLLEGLEKSRAQVAIENDTSVDGAALKLRALEKLSF